The following DNA comes from Pseudomonas triticicola.
GATACCGCTGATATCGGCCAGCGTCAGCAGTGTGTCATCGGAGTAACCATCGGTGAGGTGTCCGATGCGTCGCAGCAGCGTCAAGCGATCCCACGCCATGGGCTGCTCCAGGCTCAGACGCCAGGCTCCATGACCGTTATGGCTGAGAAAGGGTTGGTAAGCGAGAGAATCGGTGGGATGTTTCAACCGCCATTGGCCGGTCGAGCGGTCGAACATCTGCTCATATAGCTTGTCGCCTTGGCGCATCCAGGTTTTACCGTCGACTCGGAACTGCCCCAGCTTATCGGGCTGCGGCAAATTGCCCGGCATGACCTCTTGCTCATAGCCGTTGAAGGTCGGCTTCCACAGGCGCCTCTCGCCATTGGGCAGAGTCACGGGATGCAGATCTTCAAGCACTGGCTCCGGTTTAACGGCTGTCACACGGCTGAAAACTGCGCCTGCGGCTGCCATCACGCCGATCTGCGCAAGGTTTTCAGCAACATCCACGAGATGCGCTCTCGCTGCGTGCTTGTCCCCCTCGCTCCACTCGATAACGCCTTCAACAGTTTCGTAGAGCAACTGGGCCGTCATGACAACCAGCATGATTTCGCCCAGTACCGGAACGAACATGGACGCCATGTTCAGCGCCAACAGGCCGAATTGCAGCAGCCCTGACAGCTTGGCATCGCGCGCCTTGGCATCGACGTCGGCGGTGGGCACCGCGTGCCTGCGAGCGTCGTTGACTACCTTGTCACGGTGTTTTTCGTACAAGTATGCCCATAGATCGTTATTCCTCGCCCATGGATATACCTGTAGGTGCGGCATCAACGAAACAGCCACGTAAGGGTCGGTATCCGGCACCATTTTCTCGTTTTTAGGTGAAGTCTTCCAGATCTCCACAAAAATCAACGTCGTCTGCAGAATCTTGCGCCACGGTGAGGACAGCCAATCCGATGCGCCGTCTGCTGATTTTACAAACTGACTGAAATAATACGGACGCTTCTCATAAGGAAAAAACTGACTGAAGAACCGCTGGTAGGACGTGGGTGTCGTGCTATTCGTCTGTTGCGTATCGCGAGCGCTCAGCAGGCGCTTGAAGGTGTCCTGCATTTGCGTCCCGGTATAGCGTTTGAGCGGGTGTTCCGGGTCATTGGGTACGTACAGAATCACCGCGTCCGGCGAGCGATACTTTTGCGCGATCTTGAACACCACACAACCGACCAGCCTGTGCCGCATCAAGCCCAGATCCTGAAACCACACCTGCTTGTCGCCGATTCGCGGGTGCCTTTCGCCGTTTATCACCGAGAGGATCATCGCGTGATCTTCAGGTTGAATATCTTTGGTCAATAATGCGCGTTCGGCTGCCGCGCGCATGGCCGTTTTCTGACTGACAATGAAGTGCCGGCGCAACTTCGCTTCCGCTGCCTGATCGACCGGATGGAAAAACGTTGTCAGATAAGCCTGGTATTTGGCACCGATGTCCAGCTCCCGGCACAGGTTGAGGTAGTTCCTGACCGACACATTCACCGGAACAGCCTTGAAGGCACCCTTTACGGCGGTTTCGGTTGCGAAGCCAGAGCTGCTGTGAAAAGCACCGTAAGCACACTCATCACTTTCGAAATTGTGCAAAGCGGCCTGGAGCATCGGCAGCGTCAATGCCTCGAATGAGCCGATTTCCTCGCCGAGCATGCCAGCGCGTATCGGACGCCTGAGGCACAACAGGGTGTTATCAAGATCCACGGTGACCTGATAGCGGTGTTTCAGCGCCTGCGCCAGTAGAGGCCGGGCAAATGTCTCGATGTCCTTGAAAGTGGACATGGATCGATCCAGCCTCGCCTGAGCAATAAAACTCATCCTGTAGCTGGTATTCACCACCTGACGCTGGGCTGGCGTCGCTTTCGTGTACCAGTGCGGGAATACGGTCTGCGCCTGCTTGAGCTCAATCTTCCTGCGCACCGGCGCCTGGATCAGCCAGTGCGGCATCACTGCCTCAAGCCAAGGTGCGTGGAGGCTCTCGGAAGCGGCTGGTTTGAGGGGGCCATCGGAAATGGTCGAAACGTCTGAATCGGCGGACATACATCGCTCCTGTAAGTGGAGCGACAGCACATCACTGACGGCGCGGTGTCCGGCGGTACATGGATATATCCGTCGTGCAAAAGTTGTAACGTGGCATTCGGGACCACACTGATTGACTATGCTTCGGAGGACGATTTTTCGCGGAGGGATTTATGGACGATCCAGTCGACAACAAACCGCCGAGCTTATGGCAGATGCTGCAAAGCGTCATGGCAGCAGCGTTCGGCGTGCAAAGCGGCAAGAACCGGGAAAGGGATTTTACCCACGGCAAACCCGGCCACTTTGTGATTCTGGGGGTTTTGTTCACGGCCGTGTTCGGCCTGACATTGTTCGCCATCGTCAAACTGGTGTTGTATCTGGCCGGGGTGTGATGGCACCAGGCAAGGCGCCAACTCAAGCTATCCGGGCCCTGAAAGAAAGGCCCGGAACGCTGATTTACTGATGGCTGACCCAGAAGACCGCTGTCCCTACAACGAGAATGATCAGGAACAAAATGGCCCACGCGTCGACGCTACTGTCGCTTTTCCTGGCTTTGGTCGGGTTGCTCATTGCATCGCCTCTTGTCGGTTTTATCGGTGATTGCACAAAGACTCGATCACAGTTAAGACGATGATTGTCCGCACGACAAATGTGGATTAGATGACCGGCATTCGCGTTAGGCGATTTGGTTCTTTACATATACTCAAACATCACTTTTGCGCATAACTGCAAACGGGTATATTGCCCCGGCTCCGTGACGGAGTGCGCGGCCGTGCGCGCAGAATTGCAGAGGCAACATCGGACTCCAGCAAGCGAAAACGCAGCGTTTTCCGAGTAGCCCAAGCCTGAGAACAGGACTTATATGTACGTATACGACGAGTACGATCAGCGGATCATCGAGGACCGCGTCAAGCAGTTCCGTGATCAGACCCGACGCTATCTGGCAGGTGAGCTGAGCGAAGAAGAATTCCGCCCCCTGCGCCTGCAAAATGGCCTGTACATCCAGCGTTTCGCGCCGATGCTGCGCGTGGCCGTGCCTTACGGTCAGCTGACTTCGCGTCAGGTGCGCATGATGGCGAAGATCGCCCGCGACTACGATAAGGGCTACGCCCACATCAGTACGCGGCAGAACGTGCAGTTCAACTGGCCGGCGGTCGAAGACATCCCGGACATCCTCGCCGAACTCGCGACCGTGCAGATGCACGCCATCCAGACCAGCGGCAACTGCCTGCGCAACGTCACCACCGACCAGTTTGCCGGCGTCGCCGCCGATGAAGTGATTGATCCGCGCCCATGGTGCGAGATCGTCCGTCAGTGGACCACGTTCCACCCGGAATTCGCCTACCTGCCGCGCAAATTCAAGATCGCCGTCAACGGCTCGACCAGTGACCGTGCTGCCATCGAAGTCCACGACATCGGTCTGGAGCCTGTCCATAACGCTGCTGGCGAGCTGGGCTTCCGCGTGCTGGTTGGCGGTGGCCTCGGTCGTACGCCAGTGGTAGGCGCATTCATCAATGAATTCCTGCCTTGGCAAGACCTGCTGAGCTATCTCGACGCCATCCTGCGGGTATACAACCGCTACGGCCGTCGCGACAACAAATACAAGGCGCGGATCAAGATCCTCGTCAAGGCGCTCACGCCAGAAGTGTTCGCGCAGAAAGTCGATGCGGAAATGGAGCACCTGCGGGGTGGCCAGACCACGCTGACCGAGGCCGAACTGCATCGCGTCGCCAAGCATTTCGTCGACCCGGACTACAAAACCCTCGACAACCAGACTACGCAACTGGCCGATCTGGACCAGGAGCATCCGGGTTTCGCCCGCTGGCGCAGCCGCAACACCCTGGCGCACAAGAAGCCGGGCTATGTGGCTGTGACGCTGTCGTTGAAACCGACCGGTGTTGCCCCTGGCGACATCACCGACAAGCAACTCGACGCCGTCGCCGATCTGGCCGACCTCTACAGCTTCGGTCAACTGCGCACTTCCCACGAGCAGAACATCATTCTTGCCGATGTCGAGCAGAGCCAGTTGTTCACCCTGTGGGGCGAGTTGCGTGAAGGCGGTTTCGCCACGCCGAACATCGGCCTGCTGACCGACATCATCTGCTGCCCGGGCGGTGACTTCTGCTCGCTGGCCAACGCCAAGTCGATCCCGATTGCCGAATCGATCCAGCGTCGTTTCGATGATCTGGATTACCTGTTCGACATCGGCGAACTGGACCTGAACATCTCCGGCTGCATGAACGCCTGCGGTCACCACCACGTTGGCCACATCGGCATCCTCGGTGTGGACAAGAAAGGCGAAGAGTTCTATCAGGTCTCCCTCGGCGGCAGCGCCAGCCGTGATGCGAGCCTGGGCAAGATCCTCGGCCCGTCCTTCGCACAGGAAGCCATGCCTGACGTGATCTCGAAGCTGATCGACGTGTACGTTGAACAACGTACCGAAGACGAGCGCTTCATCGACACCTATCAGCGTATTGGCATCGACCTCTTCAAGGAACGCGTCTATGCAGCGAATCATTAAGAACAACGAAGTCGTCGACGAGACCTGGCACCTGCTGCCGAAGGATTTCAACATCGATGAAATCAGCAACTGCGACGACTTGATCGTGCCGCTGCAGCTGTGGCGCGAACACAGCCGCATGCTCCTGGCCCGCGATGGTGGCCTGGGTGTATGGCTGGATGCTGATGAAGAGGCCGAGGAAATCGGTGAGGACGTCGCCAGGTTTCAGGTGATCGCCTTGAACTTCCCGGCGTTTACCGACGGCCGTAACTACTCCAATGCCCGCCTGCTGCGTGACCGCTATGGTTTCAAAGGAGAGCTGCGGGCGATTGGCGATGTACTGCGGGACCAATTGTTCTACATGCATCGCTGCGGTTTCGACGCCTTTGCCATTCGCGCGGATAAAGACCCGTACGAAGCACTGGAAGGCCTCAAGGACTTCTCGGTGACTTACCAGGCTGCCGCTGACGAACCACTGCCGCTGTTCCGTCGCCGCTAAGCGTCGGATATTTGTTGCGGACACAAAAACGCCGGTCATGTGACCGGCGTTTTTTTATGCCTGCGGTTTACCAGAAGCGTTGCTGGGTAAGACGGCTCCACCAGCTCAACAGCACGCGGTCCACCGAACCGCTGGCGGCCATGCCGATGCGTTCCTGCAGGCTTTTGCGCTCGGCGTAGTGCAGGTGATAGACCTCGGCCTGTTTGGCCTTCTGTGCCAGGTATTCATCGCTGGTCTTCAGTTCGTCCACCAGTTGGTTTTCCAGCGCAGCGATTCCGAGCCACACCTCACCGGTAGCCACCTCGTCGATCGCCAGTTGCGGGCGATAACGGGCGACGAAGTTTTTGAACAAGCGATGGGTGATGTCGAGGTCTTCCTGGAATTTTTCGCGGCCCTTTTCGGTGTTTTCGCCAAACACGGTCAGGGTGCGCTTGTACTCACCGGCGGTCAGCACTTCGAAATCGATATCGTGCTTCTTCAAAAGGCGATTGACGTTGGGCAATTGCGCGACCACGCCGATCGAACCGAGGATGGCGAACGGAGCGCTGATGATCTTGTCGCCGATGCACGCCATCATGTAGCCGCCACTGGCTGCGACCTTGTCGATGCACACGGTCAGTGGCACCCCGGCGTCGCGAATGCGCGCCAATTGTGACGACGCCAGACCATAGCTGTGCACCATGCCGCCGCCACTTTCCAGACGCAGAACCACTTCGTCTTTCGGCGTGGCCAGGGTCAGCAGCGCGGTGATCTCGTGGCGCAGGCTTTCCGTGGCGGAAGCCTTGATATCGCCGTCGAAGTCGAGCACGAACACCCGGGATTTGGTCTCAGGCTTGTTCTTCTGTTTCTTCGCGCTTTTTTCTGTTTTCGCTTCTCCCTTGCGCAATGCCTTGAGCTGATCCTTGTCGAGCAGGGTCTGCTCCAGGCGTTCACGCAGGCCCTTGTAGAAATCGTTGAGCTTGCTGACCTGCAACTGGCCCGCCGATTTGCGCCGGCCCTTGCTGCGCAATGCAGCAAAACTGGCCAGCACCACCAGAATGGCGATCACCAGCGTGACGGTCTTGGCCAGGAAGCTGGCGTATTCGGTGAAAAAATCCACAGAGACTCCTCAAAGCAATGCGTGACGGTGTATTACACGCGGAATGGCTCCAGCATACCCATGCGCCGGCTCGTCGGCCAGCCGTGAAACCTCTGGCAACACGCCTGTAACGGGCATTTCAAACAAGCGTATGTTTTTTCATTGACAGCCTTACGCCATCCTCATAACCTCGCCTGACCTTCAACGTACCGGGACGACGCGGACGTGGGCAGCATCTATTTGATACGACATGGCCAGGCCTCCTTTGGTGCAGACGATTACGACGTCCTGTCGCCGACCGGTGTGCGCCAGGCAGAAATCCTCGGCCAGCACCTCGCCGACCTCGGTATCAGCTTCGATCGTTGCCTTGCCGGTGATCTGCGCCGCCAACAGCACACCGCCACCAGTGCACTGGAGCAATTCAGCGCCAGAGGCCTGCCGGTTCCAGCCCTCGAAACCGATTCCGCTTTCAACGAATTTGACGCCGACGCGGTGATCCGCGCCCTGCTCCCGGCCATGCTGCCGGAAGAGCCGGAAGCCCTCGACATCCTGCGCAACGCCGCGCAGAACCGCGGTGAATTCCAGCGCATCTTCGCCCTGATCGTCGAGCGCTGGCTTGCTGGCACCTACGACACACCCGGACTGGAAAGCTGGCTGGGTTTCGTCGAACGGGTTCAGGCCGGGCTGCACCGCATCCTCGACCTGGCGGAAAAGAACCAGAAAATCGCCGTGTTTACCTCCGGCGGCACCATCACTGCCCTGCTCCATCTGATTACGCAAATGCCTGCCAGACAGGCCTTTGAATTGAACTGGCAAATCGTCAACACCTCGCTCAACCAACTGAAGTTTCGCGGTCGCGAGGTGGCTCTGGCTTCCTTCAACAGTCACGCACACCTGCAACTGCTGAAGGCCCCGGAACTCATCACTTTTCGCTGAGTCCGGCTTACTGTGACCCTGGCTGTAACCACCCAGCTCCCATGACCAAGAAAGGATCGAACCATGACCTCCGTAGCTGATGCCGTAAAAGCAATGCAAGCCAAGTTCAACCCAGCCGCCGCTGCCGGTCTGGACCTGGTCTTCGGTTTCAACATCACCGACGAAGACAAGCAATACGCACTGATCGTCAAAGACGGCACCTGCGACATTCAGGAAGGTGAAAACCCGGACGCCAACTGCACGCTGGTGCTGGACAGCCAGACCCTGAAAGACATCGTCAGCGGCGAAACCGACGGCATGCAGGCCTTCATGGGCGGCAAGCTGCGCGTTGAAGGCGACATGATGCTGTCGATGAAACTGTCCGAGCTGTTCCCTTCGTAAGAAGCAGCCTGGTTCAAACAAATCCCGCCCTTTGGCGGGATTTGTCGTTCATGCAAGGGGATCAGCGCAGGGCTCGGCTTCGCGCTCCGCTCACGGAGGTACGATCAACCCTCCTGCAACAACCGCGTATCCAGCCCAAACCGCTCTTGCGAAACCATCCTGAACTGCCCCTCCGCCAGATCGCAACTCACCAGCAAATTCCACGAGTGTCGGGTGGCAACCGAAGGCACTAGAACAAATGGATGTTCAGCCAACAGTGCATCGGCAAACTTTCGCTGGTTGGGCGAGGTTTTGATCGGGGTAAGCCAATGCGGGTTGGGCACATCTTCCGGTTGCACGATTCTGACGCTGGCGTCGTGGGTGATTTCAAAACAGGTCAACACATAGGGTTCCTGATCAAGCGCATCGAAGCTGCCATGGGCGGCCACCTCCAGTATCGCCGTGGAGGGGTCGACCGACGCATAAACGACTCTGCGGCCGGGCGTATTCCAGCGGCCGCCGTCCCGTTTCGATCCGAGGCCGCTGTCCCAGGTCTCGCTGTACACCTCGCGATCCAGCCGCCAGGCGTACCAGCGATCATCCCAGGGCAAGGGGTTCATTGATGAACCCCGTATTTGATCTGGTTCAGATACTCCTCCACCATCCTGAAGCCCAGCGCATGTCCAACCAGATCGAGCGGCACATAACCGTAGAAGTAAGTGGCGCGTTGCTCCAGCCATGATTCGGCCTTGGCCTGTCGCCCGAACACCTCGATGGCCAGTTCCAGCGCAGCGGCATATTGGTAGGCGATCACGCTCTGCGGCGTGTCCAGGCGCACCGGCGCGCCTTCCTTGAGCAGGCGTCGCACGGTTCTCACGGATTTGCCGGTGATACGTTTGACCATCTCTCCCTGTTGGTACAGCTCGGAGGTTGCGATCATGTTGACCACATCGAGCAGCTCAAATCCTTCGCTTGTGCAGCGCAGGATCAGCATCGGATCGTCGCCGGTATCCTGCCCGCGCAACAGCAACTCCAGAGGCTTGCCCTCGAGCTTCTTCAAGCCCGTGAGCCGGGGCACTTTGGCGCTCGGCATGGCAACGTCCTCCGAGGGACACCTAGCGCGATCGTCGCGCCAATAATGGCGAGGCGAGTAAGCAGGCGTATGGCTTTCAATCAGTGGGATTCGCATAGTCCATCCTTTGTCCGGGTCCAGAGCGATCTGTGCGCTCGATGACTTCAATGTCAGGACTGATGCTATAGACCCGGCGTCCGACGACCAACCTGAAAACGTCGTCAGAAATATCCGCGAATCTGATCAAAACGCTCCTGTTTCCGTAGGACTCAAACGCAATTTTCAGCGGTTCAATCCGTCGTTGCTTTCAAGTTGGGGAGATGGACTTTTGACTTACAATGCGCCCCACATCCAGACATCGGCCCTGCCCCATGGACATCGACCTCGCCCGCACCTTCCTCGAAATCGTCCGCCACGGCAGTCTCGCCGCCGCCGCGCAGAAGCTGTTCGTCACACAAACCGCGATCACCGCGCGGGTGCAGAAACTCGAGAGCCAGTTGGGCAGTACGCTGTTTGTGCGCAATCGTGCCGGGGCGAAGTTGACGGCCAATGGCGAAGCGTTTGTGATCTACGCCAATCAACTGGTGCAGACCTGGGAAGCCGCGCGCCGCGACTTGCCGCTGC
Coding sequences within:
- the sohB gene encoding protease SohB → MDFFTEYASFLAKTVTLVIAILVVLASFAALRSKGRRKSAGQLQVSKLNDFYKGLRERLEQTLLDKDQLKALRKGEAKTEKSAKKQKNKPETKSRVFVLDFDGDIKASATESLRHEITALLTLATPKDEVVLRLESGGGMVHSYGLASSQLARIRDAGVPLTVCIDKVAASGGYMMACIGDKIISAPFAILGSIGVVAQLPNVNRLLKKHDIDFEVLTAGEYKRTLTVFGENTEKGREKFQEDLDITHRLFKNFVARYRPQLAIDEVATGEVWLGIAALENQLVDELKTSDEYLAQKAKQAEVYHLHYAERKSLQERIGMAASGSVDRVLLSWWSRLTQQRFW
- a CDS encoding RES family NAD+ phosphorylase; translated protein: MNPLPWDDRWYAWRLDREVYSETWDSGLGSKRDGGRWNTPGRRVVYASVDPSTAILEVAAHGSFDALDQEPYVLTCFEITHDASVRIVQPEDVPNPHWLTPIKTSPNQRKFADALLAEHPFVLVPSVATRHSWNLLVSCDLAEGQFRMVSQERFGLDTRLLQEG
- a CDS encoding histidine phosphatase family protein, whose product is MGSIYLIRHGQASFGADDYDVLSPTGVRQAEILGQHLADLGISFDRCLAGDLRRQQHTATSALEQFSARGLPVPALETDSAFNEFDADAVIRALLPAMLPEEPEALDILRNAAQNRGEFQRIFALIVERWLAGTYDTPGLESWLGFVERVQAGLHRILDLAEKNQKIAVFTSGGTITALLHLITQMPARQAFELNWQIVNTSLNQLKFRGREVALASFNSHAHLQLLKAPELITFR
- a CDS encoding DUF934 domain-containing protein, encoding MQRIIKNNEVVDETWHLLPKDFNIDEISNCDDLIVPLQLWREHSRMLLARDGGLGVWLDADEEAEEIGEDVARFQVIALNFPAFTDGRNYSNARLLRDRYGFKGELRAIGDVLRDQLFYMHRCGFDAFAIRADKDPYEALEGLKDFSVTYQAAADEPLPLFRRR
- a CDS encoding nitrite/sulfite reductase, coding for MYVYDEYDQRIIEDRVKQFRDQTRRYLAGELSEEEFRPLRLQNGLYIQRFAPMLRVAVPYGQLTSRQVRMMAKIARDYDKGYAHISTRQNVQFNWPAVEDIPDILAELATVQMHAIQTSGNCLRNVTTDQFAGVAADEVIDPRPWCEIVRQWTTFHPEFAYLPRKFKIAVNGSTSDRAAIEVHDIGLEPVHNAAGELGFRVLVGGGLGRTPVVGAFINEFLPWQDLLSYLDAILRVYNRYGRRDNKYKARIKILVKALTPEVFAQKVDAEMEHLRGGQTTLTEAELHRVAKHFVDPDYKTLDNQTTQLADLDQEHPGFARWRSRNTLAHKKPGYVAVTLSLKPTGVAPGDITDKQLDAVADLADLYSFGQLRTSHEQNIILADVEQSQLFTLWGELREGGFATPNIGLLTDIICCPGGDFCSLANAKSIPIAESIQRRFDDLDYLFDIGELDLNISGCMNACGHHHVGHIGILGVDKKGEEFYQVSLGGSASRDASLGKILGPSFAQEAMPDVISKLIDVYVEQRTEDERFIDTYQRIGIDLFKERVYAANH
- a CDS encoding SCP2 sterol-binding domain-containing protein, with amino-acid sequence MTSVADAVKAMQAKFNPAAAAGLDLVFGFNITDEDKQYALIVKDGTCDIQEGENPDANCTLVLDSQTLKDIVSGETDGMQAFMGGKLRVEGDMMLSMKLSELFPS
- a CDS encoding DUF2970 domain-containing protein; this translates as MDDPVDNKPPSLWQMLQSVMAAAFGVQSGKNRERDFTHGKPGHFVILGVLFTAVFGLTLFAIVKLVLYLAGV
- a CDS encoding MbcA/ParS/Xre antitoxin family protein, yielding MPSAKVPRLTGLKKLEGKPLELLLRGQDTGDDPMLILRCTSEGFELLDVVNMIATSELYQQGEMVKRITGKSVRTVRRLLKEGAPVRLDTPQSVIAYQYAAALELAIEVFGRQAKAESWLEQRATYFYGYVPLDLVGHALGFRMVEEYLNQIKYGVHQ